One stretch of Elephas maximus indicus isolate mEleMax1 chromosome 22, mEleMax1 primary haplotype, whole genome shotgun sequence DNA includes these proteins:
- the LPL gene encoding lipoprotein lipase isoform X2 encodes MVIHGWTVTGMYESWVPKLVAALYKREPDSNVIVVDWLSRAQHHYPVSAGHTKLVGKDVAQFINWMEDELNYPPNNVHLLGYSLGAHAAGIAGSLTNKKVNRITGLDPAGPNFEYAEAPSRLSPDDADFVDVLHTFTRGSPDRSIGIQKPIGHVDIYPNGGAFQPGCNIGEAIRVIAEKGLADVDQLVKCSHERSIHLFIDSLLNEANPSKAYRCNSKEAFDKGLCLSCRKNRCNNLGYEINKVRTKRNSKMYLKTRSQMPYKVFHYQMKIHFSGTESTTKTNQVFEISLYGTLAESENIPVTLPEVSTNKTYSFLIYTEVDVGELLMMKLKWNSDSYFSWSRWWSSPTFAIDKIRVKAGETQKKVIFCSRNKVSYLEKGKAPAVFVKCYDRSLNRKSAETGQAHRKKNRA; translated from the exons ATGGTGATCCACGGCTGGACG GTGACAGGAATGTATGAGAGTTGGGTGCCCAAGCTTGTGGCGGCCCTGTACAAGAGAGAACCAGACTCCAATGTCATTGTGGTAGACTGGCTGTCACGGGCCCAGCATCATTACCCTGTGTCTGCGGGCCACACCAAGCTGGTGGGAAAGGACGTGGCCCAGTTTATCAACTGGATGGAG GATGAACTTAACTATCCTCCAAACAATGTTCACCTCTTGGGCTATAGCCTCGGAGCCCATGCTGCTGGCATTGCAGGAAGCCTGACCAATAAGAAGGTCAACAGAATTACTG GCCTAGACCCAGCTGGACCTAATTTCGAGTATGCTGAAGCTCCAAGTCGCCTATCTCCAGATGATGCAGATTTTGTAGATGTGTTACACACATTCACCAGAGGATCACCTGACCGAAGCATTGGAATCCAGAAACCAATAGGGCATGTTGACATCTACCCTAATGGAGGCGCTTTTCAACCAGGCTGTAACATTGGGGAAGCTATCCGAGTGATTGCAGAGAAAGGTCTTGCAG ACGTGGACCAGCTAGTGAAGTGCTCCCATGAGCGTTCCATTCATCTCTTCATTGACTCCCTGTTGAATGAAGCAAACCCAAGTAAGGCCTACCGCTGCAATTCAAAAGAAGCCTTTGATAAGGGGCTCTGCTTGAGTTGCAGAAAGAACCGCTGCAACAACCTGGGCTATGAGATCAATAAAGTCAGAACCAAGAGAAACAGCAAAATGTACCTGAAGACTCGTTCTCAGATGCCCTATAAAG TCTTCCATtaccaaatgaagatacattttTCTGGAACTGAAAGTACAACGAAGACCAACCAGGTATTCGAAATCTCTCTGTATGGCACACTGGCGGAGAGTGAGAACATCCCTGTCACCCT GCCTGAAGTGTCCACAAATAAGACCTACTCCTTCCTGATTTACACTGAGGTGGATGTTGGAGAATTGCTTATGATGAAACTCAAATGGAACAGTGATTCATACTTCAGCTGGTCACGCTGGTGGAGCAGCCCTACATTTGCTATTGACAAGATCAGAGTCAAAGCAGGAGAGACTCAAAAAAA GGTGATCTTCTGTTCCCGGAACAAAGtgtcttatttggaaaaaggaaaGGCACCAGCGGTGTTTGTGAAATGCTATGACAGGTCTCTGAATAGAAAGTCTGCTG AAACTGGGCAAGCCCACagaaagaagaacagagcatga
- the LPL gene encoding lipoprotein lipase isoform X1 has translation MKSKAVLLVALGVWLQSLPASHRGVTAAQEITGGKDFRDIESKFALRTPEDTVEDTCHLIPGVTESAANCHFNYSSKTFMVIHGWTVTGMYESWVPKLVAALYKREPDSNVIVVDWLSRAQHHYPVSAGHTKLVGKDVAQFINWMEDELNYPPNNVHLLGYSLGAHAAGIAGSLTNKKVNRITGLDPAGPNFEYAEAPSRLSPDDADFVDVLHTFTRGSPDRSIGIQKPIGHVDIYPNGGAFQPGCNIGEAIRVIAEKGLADVDQLVKCSHERSIHLFIDSLLNEANPSKAYRCNSKEAFDKGLCLSCRKNRCNNLGYEINKVRTKRNSKMYLKTRSQMPYKVFHYQMKIHFSGTESTTKTNQVFEISLYGTLAESENIPVTLPEVSTNKTYSFLIYTEVDVGELLMMKLKWNSDSYFSWSRWWSSPTFAIDKIRVKAGETQKKVIFCSRNKVSYLEKGKAPAVFVKCYDRSLNRKSAETGQAHRKKNRA, from the exons ATGAAGAGCAAAGCAGTGCTCCTGGTGGCCCTGGGCGTGTGGCTCCAGAGTCTGCCCGCCTCTCACAGAGGGGTGACCGCCGCCCAAG aAATTACAGGAGGAAAAGATTTTAGAGACATCGAAAGTAAATTTGCCCTTAGGACCCCTGAAGATACAGTTGAGGACACTTGCCACCTTATTCCTGGAGTGACAGAATCTGCGGCTAACTGCCACTTCAACTATAGCAGCAAAACTTTCATGGTGATCCACGGCTGGACG GTGACAGGAATGTATGAGAGTTGGGTGCCCAAGCTTGTGGCGGCCCTGTACAAGAGAGAACCAGACTCCAATGTCATTGTGGTAGACTGGCTGTCACGGGCCCAGCATCATTACCCTGTGTCTGCGGGCCACACCAAGCTGGTGGGAAAGGACGTGGCCCAGTTTATCAACTGGATGGAG GATGAACTTAACTATCCTCCAAACAATGTTCACCTCTTGGGCTATAGCCTCGGAGCCCATGCTGCTGGCATTGCAGGAAGCCTGACCAATAAGAAGGTCAACAGAATTACTG GCCTAGACCCAGCTGGACCTAATTTCGAGTATGCTGAAGCTCCAAGTCGCCTATCTCCAGATGATGCAGATTTTGTAGATGTGTTACACACATTCACCAGAGGATCACCTGACCGAAGCATTGGAATCCAGAAACCAATAGGGCATGTTGACATCTACCCTAATGGAGGCGCTTTTCAACCAGGCTGTAACATTGGGGAAGCTATCCGAGTGATTGCAGAGAAAGGTCTTGCAG ACGTGGACCAGCTAGTGAAGTGCTCCCATGAGCGTTCCATTCATCTCTTCATTGACTCCCTGTTGAATGAAGCAAACCCAAGTAAGGCCTACCGCTGCAATTCAAAAGAAGCCTTTGATAAGGGGCTCTGCTTGAGTTGCAGAAAGAACCGCTGCAACAACCTGGGCTATGAGATCAATAAAGTCAGAACCAAGAGAAACAGCAAAATGTACCTGAAGACTCGTTCTCAGATGCCCTATAAAG TCTTCCATtaccaaatgaagatacattttTCTGGAACTGAAAGTACAACGAAGACCAACCAGGTATTCGAAATCTCTCTGTATGGCACACTGGCGGAGAGTGAGAACATCCCTGTCACCCT GCCTGAAGTGTCCACAAATAAGACCTACTCCTTCCTGATTTACACTGAGGTGGATGTTGGAGAATTGCTTATGATGAAACTCAAATGGAACAGTGATTCATACTTCAGCTGGTCACGCTGGTGGAGCAGCCCTACATTTGCTATTGACAAGATCAGAGTCAAAGCAGGAGAGACTCAAAAAAA GGTGATCTTCTGTTCCCGGAACAAAGtgtcttatttggaaaaaggaaaGGCACCAGCGGTGTTTGTGAAATGCTATGACAGGTCTCTGAATAGAAAGTCTGCTG AAACTGGGCAAGCCCACagaaagaagaacagagcatga